Genomic window (Campylobacter magnus):
ACCTATGTAAAAAAAGCTACTTTTAAAAATATTTAGCTATAATCAGCAAATTTTTATTTAAGGATTTATTATGACTTGGAAGTTTGGCGACAATATTGACACTGATGTAATCATCGCAGCACGCTATCTAAACACCAGCGAGCCAGCACTTTTGGCAAAGCATGTTATGGAAGATGCTGATCCTAGCTTTAGCAGCAAAGTAGGCAAGGGTGATATCATAGTAGCAGGCGAGAACTTTGGCTGTGGATCTAGCCGTGAGCACGCACCAATAGCTATCAAAGCAGCTGGCGTAGATATCGTAATAGCAAAAAGTTTTGCTAGAATTTTTTACCGCAATGCCTTTAATACTGGGCTTTTAATCTTAGAGTGCAAAGACACTGATAAAATCGCTGAGGGCGACAAGCTAGAAGTAAGCCTAGATAATGGTAGCATCAAGAATCTAAGCAAAAATGAAGAATATAAATTTGAAGCTATGCCAGAGTTTATGCAAGAGCTAGTAAAGGCTGGCGGACTCATAAACTACGCTAAAAAAAACTTATAGGATAATAAAATGGATAGATATAAAATTTGCGTCATAAAAGGCGATGGCATAGGCCCAGAAATAGCTGATGAAGCGATAAAAGTGCTTGATAGCGTATCTGCTAAGTTTGGCTTTGGACTAGATTATGAGTATTTTTTGATGGGTGGAGCGGCGATCGATGTCTTTGGCGTGCCGCTACCTGATGATACGCTAAATGCTGCAAAGGCAAGTGACGCAGTGCTTTTTGGCGCAATCGGTGGGCCAAAGTGGGATAATCTAGACCCTAGCATTCGCCCTGAAAAAGGACTTTTAAAGATACGCAAAGAACTAGAAGCCTTTGCTAATCTGCGTCCAGCGATAATCTTTGATGAGCTTATAAATGCTAGCACCATAAAGCCTGAGATAATCAAAGGCGTAGATGTGCTAATCGTGCGTGAGCTAACCGGCGGTCTATACTTTGGCGAGCCAAGAGCTATGGGGAATGATAAAGCCTACAATACTATGGTATACTCACGCTCTGAAATCGAGCGCATAGCAAAGGTGGCTTTCGTAGCAGCTGGCAAAAGGCGTGGTAAGCTCTGCGTGGTGGATAAAGCAAATGTGCTAGAAACTAGCAGGTTGTGGCGTGAGGTAGTGGATGCTATGGCACCAAGCTATCCGGATGTAAGCGTAGAGTATATGTATGTAGATAACGCCGCAATGCAGCTAATCCGCAATCCTAGGCAATTTGATGTGATTTTAACAGAAAATCTTTTTGGCGATATTTTAAGCGACGAGGCAAGTATGGTTTGCGGCTCAATAGGACTGCTACCAAGTGCTTCTGTGGGTAGCAAAGTAGGCATCTACGAACCAATCCACGGCTCAGCACCAGATATCGCAGGGCAAGGGATAGCAAATCCAATTGCTATGATACTAAGTGCTGCTATGATGCTACGCTA
Coding sequences:
- a CDS encoding 3-isopropylmalate dehydratase small subunit; the encoded protein is MTWKFGDNIDTDVIIAARYLNTSEPALLAKHVMEDADPSFSSKVGKGDIIVAGENFGCGSSREHAPIAIKAAGVDIVIAKSFARIFYRNAFNTGLLILECKDTDKIAEGDKLEVSLDNGSIKNLSKNEEYKFEAMPEFMQELVKAGGLINYAKKNL
- the leuB gene encoding 3-isopropylmalate dehydrogenase, with the translated sequence MDRYKICVIKGDGIGPEIADEAIKVLDSVSAKFGFGLDYEYFLMGGAAIDVFGVPLPDDTLNAAKASDAVLFGAIGGPKWDNLDPSIRPEKGLLKIRKELEAFANLRPAIIFDELINASTIKPEIIKGVDVLIVRELTGGLYFGEPRAMGNDKAYNTMVYSRSEIERIAKVAFVAAGKRRGKLCVVDKANVLETSRLWREVVDAMAPSYPDVSVEYMYVDNAAMQLIRNPRQFDVILTENLFGDILSDEASMVCGSIGLLPSASVGSKVGIYEPIHGSAPDIAGQGIANPIAMILSAAMMLRYALGQEAAAMAIENAVKAVLKDGYRTKDLASFDAKEICTTSEIGTIISDYIKKA